Proteins from a single region of Streptomyces spinoverrucosus:
- a CDS encoding dihydrodipicolinate synthase family protein, which yields MTIRLPDAHGGLRTYEPRSEPLAVAPGAAFSSRTVFSAAHVVADPFADVTPDSPAAIDWDATLAFRRHLWSHGLGVAEAMDTAQRGMGLDWAGAAELIRRSAAEAKAVGGRIACGVGTDQIAAGSLGQVRAAYEEQLAVVEESGAQAILMASRALCSAATGPEDYLEVYGHLLRQTSEPVILHWLGPMFDPALEGYWGSPDLDAATDVFLDVIAAHPDKVDGVKISLLDAQREIDLRRRLPNGVRCYTGDDFNYPELIAGDEQGFSHALLGIFDPLGPLAAQAVRVLDTGDVNGFRALLDPTVELSRHLFRPPTRFYKTGVVFLAWLAGHQTHFTMVGGLQSARSLPHFARAYELADGLGLFPDPKLAEERMKTLLALYGVTQ from the coding sequence GTGACCATCCGACTCCCTGACGCACACGGGGGCCTGCGCACCTACGAACCCCGTTCCGAGCCCCTCGCCGTCGCCCCCGGCGCGGCCTTCTCCAGCCGTACGGTCTTCTCCGCCGCCCATGTCGTCGCCGACCCGTTCGCCGACGTCACCCCGGACTCGCCCGCCGCGATCGACTGGGACGCCACGCTCGCCTTCCGCCGCCATCTGTGGTCCCACGGGCTCGGCGTCGCCGAGGCGATGGACACCGCCCAGCGGGGGATGGGCCTGGACTGGGCCGGAGCGGCCGAACTCATCCGCCGGTCCGCTGCGGAGGCCAAGGCGGTCGGCGGCCGGATCGCCTGCGGTGTGGGCACCGACCAGATCGCCGCCGGGTCGCTGGGGCAGGTCCGCGCGGCGTACGAGGAGCAGCTCGCGGTCGTGGAGGAGTCCGGCGCCCAGGCGATCCTGATGGCCTCGCGGGCCCTGTGCTCCGCCGCGACCGGCCCCGAGGACTACCTGGAGGTGTACGGCCACCTGCTGCGCCAGACCTCCGAGCCGGTGATCCTGCACTGGCTCGGCCCGATGTTCGACCCGGCGCTGGAGGGCTACTGGGGCTCACCGGACCTCGACGCGGCCACGGACGTCTTCCTCGACGTCATCGCGGCCCACCCGGACAAGGTCGACGGCGTCAAGATCTCCCTGCTGGACGCCCAGCGCGAGATCGACCTGCGCCGACGGCTGCCGAACGGCGTCCGCTGCTACACCGGCGACGACTTCAACTACCCCGAGCTGATCGCGGGCGACGAGCAGGGCTTCAGCCACGCCCTGCTCGGCATCTTCGACCCGCTGGGCCCGCTGGCGGCCCAGGCGGTACGGGTCCTGGACACCGGCGACGTGAACGGTTTCCGCGCGCTGCTCGACCCTACCGTCGAACTGTCCCGGCACCTCTTCCGGCCCCCGACCCGTTTCTACAAGACCGGCGTGGTCTTCCTGGCCTGGCTGGCCGGCCACCAGACACACTTCACCATGGTCGGCGGCCTCCAGTCGGCCCGCTCCCTGCCGCACTTCGCCCGCGCCTACGAACTCGCCGACGGTCTGGGCCTGTTCCCCGACCCGAAGCTGGCGGAGGAGCGGATGAAGACCCTGCTCGCGCTGTACGGGGTGACGCAGTGA
- a CDS encoding sugar phosphate isomerase/epimerase family protein → MTVKQLSLPELVEACVQLEIGNVGLWREPVQSYGLEATAKLVRDAGLTVTTLCRGGFFTAIDPQERAGALADNRRAIDEAATLGTDTLVLVSGGLPPGFKDLHGARERIADALAELGPYAQRHGVRLAIEPLHPMYASDRCVVSTLTQALDLAERFPAQQVGVTVDTYHIWWDDTAPEQIARAGAGGRIHTFQLADWTTPLPEGVLNGRGQIGDGSIDMREWKGYVDAAGYSGPIEVELFNEGLWARDGREVLTETAQRFVRNVMS, encoded by the coding sequence ATGACCGTGAAGCAGCTGAGCCTGCCCGAACTGGTCGAGGCGTGCGTCCAGTTGGAGATCGGCAACGTGGGCCTGTGGCGCGAGCCGGTCCAGTCGTACGGTCTGGAGGCGACCGCCAAGCTGGTCCGGGACGCGGGACTGACGGTGACGACGTTGTGCCGCGGCGGCTTCTTCACCGCGATCGACCCGCAGGAGCGGGCCGGCGCCCTGGCCGACAACCGGCGCGCGATCGACGAGGCGGCGACGCTGGGCACGGACACCCTGGTCCTGGTCTCCGGCGGCCTGCCGCCGGGCTTCAAGGACCTGCACGGCGCGCGGGAACGCATCGCGGACGCGCTCGCGGAACTGGGCCCGTACGCGCAGCGGCACGGCGTACGCCTCGCGATCGAGCCGCTGCACCCGATGTACGCCTCCGACCGCTGCGTGGTCTCCACCCTCACGCAGGCCCTCGACCTCGCGGAACGCTTCCCCGCGCAGCAGGTCGGCGTCACCGTGGACACGTACCACATCTGGTGGGACGACACGGCCCCGGAGCAGATCGCCCGGGCCGGCGCCGGCGGCCGTATCCACACCTTCCAACTCGCCGACTGGACCACCCCGTTGCCGGAGGGTGTCCTGAACGGCCGCGGTCAGATCGGCGACGGCTCGATCGACATGCGGGAGTGGAAGGGATACGTGGATGCGGCCGGGTACTCCGGGCCGATCGAGGTGGAGCTCTTCAACGAGGGGCTGTGGGCGCGGGACGGGCGGGAGGTGCTGACGGAGACCGCGCAGAGGTTCGTACGGAACGTGATGTCGTGA
- a CDS encoding bifunctional helix-turn-helix transcriptional regulator/GNAT family N-acetyltransferase: protein MTVQDIRSFNRFYTNLIGALDYGRHLYAPYTLTESRVLYELAHSPRTDAADLRTELHLDAGYLSRILNKFEQDGLIERAPSERDPRRRRITLTARGREAADLLDERARETVGALVAHVPPEERGRLAEALRTVRAILGAERAPRPEDVVLREPGPGDLGWIVQRNAALYAAEYGWNTDYEGLVARIVADFAEDHDPHLERVWIAELDGRPVGCVMCVRDEAPATARLRLLLVEPDARGLGIGDRLVRSVIDFARGVGYRDLVLWTNDVLTAARRVYQRHGFVLVAEKPHRSFGKDLVGQDWRVNLRGTPE, encoded by the coding sequence ATGACCGTCCAGGACATCCGCTCCTTCAACCGCTTCTACACCAACCTCATCGGCGCCCTCGACTACGGCCGCCACCTGTACGCCCCGTACACCCTCACCGAGTCCCGCGTCCTGTACGAGCTCGCGCACTCCCCGCGCACGGACGCCGCCGACCTGCGCACAGAACTGCATCTGGACGCCGGGTATCTGAGCCGGATCCTGAACAAGTTCGAGCAGGACGGGCTGATCGAGCGGGCGCCCTCGGAGCGGGATCCGCGCCGCCGCCGGATCACCCTCACGGCGCGCGGCCGCGAAGCCGCAGACCTGCTGGACGAGCGGGCCCGGGAGACGGTCGGGGCGCTGGTGGCCCACGTGCCGCCCGAGGAGCGGGGGCGGCTCGCCGAGGCGCTGCGGACGGTACGGGCGATCCTGGGCGCCGAGCGGGCACCGCGCCCCGAGGACGTGGTGCTGCGCGAGCCCGGCCCCGGCGACCTGGGCTGGATCGTGCAGCGCAACGCCGCGCTGTACGCCGCCGAGTACGGCTGGAACACCGACTACGAGGGGCTGGTCGCCCGGATCGTCGCGGATTTCGCCGAGGACCACGACCCGCACCTGGAGCGGGTGTGGATCGCCGAGCTGGACGGACGGCCGGTCGGGTGTGTGATGTGCGTACGGGACGAGGCGCCCGCCACCGCTCGGCTGCGTCTGCTGCTGGTCGAACCGGACGCGCGGGGTCTCGGCATCGGCGACCGGCTGGTGCGGTCGGTCATCGACTTCGCGCGCGGGGTCGGCTACCGCGACCTGGTGCTCTGGACGAACGACGTCCTGACCGCCGCCCGCCGCGTCTACCAGCGGCACGGTTTCGTCCTCGTCGCCGAGAAGCCGCACCGCTCGTTCGGCAAGGACCTGGTGGGCCAGGACTGGCGCGTGAACCTGCGAGGGACACCGGAGTGA
- a CDS encoding RNA polymerase sigma-70 factor yields the protein MNSGRAQDTAGRSAGGGRTDPATEAFVTHRNLLFTVAYEMLGSAADAEDVLQETWLRWAGVDLGTVRDQRAYLVRITTRQALTRLRTLGRRKESYVGSWLPEPLLTAPDVAEDVELADSVSMAMLLVLETLTPTERAVFVLREVFDLGYDEIAEAVEKSPAAVRQIAHRARAHVAARRPRGVVTPAETRDALHAFQRAVETGDLQGLLDILAPDVVLVGDGGGVRQAVLRPVVGADKVARLLAAGLGRLAAGAALRPAQVNGHPALVLRLDGELDTVMAVRVDDGLITGLYAVRNPEKLSHMHRATALRR from the coding sequence GTGAACAGCGGACGCGCACAGGACACGGCGGGGCGCTCGGCGGGCGGCGGACGCACGGACCCCGCCACCGAGGCGTTCGTCACCCACCGCAATCTGCTGTTCACCGTCGCCTACGAGATGCTCGGCTCGGCCGCCGACGCGGAGGACGTCCTGCAGGAGACGTGGCTGCGGTGGGCGGGCGTCGACCTCGGCACGGTACGGGACCAGCGCGCGTACCTGGTCCGGATCACCACGCGCCAGGCGCTGACCCGGCTCCGCACGCTCGGCCGCCGCAAGGAGTCCTACGTCGGCTCCTGGCTGCCCGAGCCGTTGCTGACCGCGCCGGACGTGGCCGAGGACGTCGAGCTGGCCGACAGCGTCTCGATGGCGATGCTGCTGGTGCTGGAGACGCTCACGCCCACCGAGCGGGCGGTGTTCGTGCTGCGCGAGGTGTTCGACCTCGGGTACGACGAGATCGCCGAAGCCGTCGAGAAGAGCCCGGCCGCCGTCCGCCAGATCGCGCACCGGGCACGGGCGCATGTGGCGGCCCGCCGGCCGCGCGGGGTCGTTACCCCCGCCGAAACCCGCGACGCGCTCCACGCCTTCCAACGGGCCGTCGAAACGGGCGATCTGCAGGGCCTGCTCGACATCCTCGCGCCGGACGTCGTCCTCGTGGGCGACGGCGGCGGAGTCAGGCAGGCCGTCCTGCGGCCGGTCGTGGGGGCGGACAAGGTGGCCCGCCTGCTGGCCGCCGGGCTGGGCAGGCTCGCGGCCGGGGCGGCGCTGCGGCCGGCGCAGGTCAACGGCCACCCGGCGCTGGTGCTCCGGCTCGACGGCGAGCTCGACACCGTCATGGCGGTCCGCGTCGACGACGGCCTCATCACCGGCCTGTACGCCGTCCGCAACCCCGAGAAGCTGTCACACATGCACCGGGCGACGGCCCTTCGCCGCTGA
- a CDS encoding EamA family transporter codes for MRPAHLLLAALVAAVWGVNFTVIEIGLDHFPPLLFSALRFLVAAVPAVFLVGRPKVAWKWIVAVGLALGVAKFGLLFVGMDAGMPAGLSSLVLQIQAVFTALIAFLALGERPTGIRALGMLVALGGIAVAAVDEGTSGPLTAFALVIAAAACWGASNVLTRKAAPPDALNFMVWVSTVPVLPLLALSLLLEGPTRDYDALRALDWQGAGTVVYVAWVTTVFGFGAWGWLLRRHPASTVAPFSLLVPAFGMTSAAVFLGESMTPLRWCAAVLLVGGVALTSVAPRRSLAVHAVDRPARPVDASRS; via the coding sequence ATGCGCCCTGCCCATCTCCTCCTCGCCGCCCTCGTCGCCGCCGTCTGGGGCGTCAACTTCACCGTCATCGAGATCGGCCTCGATCACTTTCCGCCCCTCCTCTTCTCCGCCCTGCGTTTCCTGGTGGCCGCAGTCCCCGCCGTGTTCCTCGTGGGGCGGCCGAAGGTGGCGTGGAAGTGGATCGTGGCAGTGGGACTCGCCCTCGGCGTGGCGAAGTTCGGGCTGCTGTTCGTGGGGATGGACGCGGGGATGCCGGCCGGGCTGTCGTCGCTGGTGCTGCAGATCCAGGCCGTGTTCACAGCGTTGATCGCCTTCCTCGCGCTGGGCGAACGGCCCACCGGCATCCGGGCGCTGGGGATGCTGGTGGCCCTCGGCGGCATCGCAGTCGCCGCCGTCGACGAAGGCACCTCCGGCCCCCTCACCGCCTTCGCCCTGGTGATCGCCGCGGCGGCCTGCTGGGGCGCCTCCAACGTCCTCACCCGCAAAGCCGCACCCCCGGACGCGCTCAACTTCATGGTGTGGGTCAGCACGGTCCCCGTCCTGCCCCTCCTCGCCCTGTCCCTCCTCCTGGAGGGCCCCACCAGGGACTACGACGCCCTGCGTGCCCTCGACTGGCAGGGCGCAGGCACCGTCGTCTACGTCGCCTGGGTCACCACGGTGTTCGGCTTCGGCGCCTGGGGCTGGCTGCTGCGCCGCCACCCGGCCTCCACCGTCGCGCCCTTCTCGCTGCTGGTCCCGGCCTTCGGCATGACGTCGGCGGCGGTGTTTCTCGGCGAGTCGATGACGCCGCTGCGCTGGTGCGCGGCCGTGCTGCTGGTGGGCGGCGTGGCTCTGACCTCGGTTGCGCCCCGGCGATCTCTGGCGGTCCATGCCGTGGACCGCCCGGCACGCCCGGTGGACGCGAGCCGGTCATGA
- a CDS encoding carboxymuconolactone decarboxylase family protein, whose protein sequence is MDARFNLFENELAARFAKRFAGAGLLIHQSTLPRSTQELVSLRASQINGCGHCVDMHTKEAAAAGETAVRLNLVAAWRESTVFTEAEQAALALAEEGTRLADAHQGVSDETWDQVRKHYDDDQVAALVALVALINAANRLAVIVHQKGGSYEPGMFAAMTS, encoded by the coding sequence ATGGACGCCCGATTCAACTTGTTCGAGAACGAGCTCGCCGCCAGGTTCGCCAAGCGGTTCGCAGGCGCCGGCCTGCTGATCCACCAGTCGACGCTGCCGAGGTCCACGCAGGAACTGGTGTCCCTGCGGGCCAGCCAGATCAACGGCTGCGGCCACTGCGTCGACATGCACACCAAGGAGGCCGCGGCCGCCGGTGAGACCGCCGTCCGGCTCAACCTGGTCGCCGCCTGGCGCGAGTCCACCGTGTTCACCGAGGCCGAGCAGGCCGCGCTGGCGCTCGCCGAGGAGGGCACCCGGCTCGCCGACGCCCACCAGGGCGTGTCCGACGAGACCTGGGACCAGGTGCGCAAGCACTACGACGACGACCAGGTCGCCGCGCTGGTCGCCCTGGTCGCCCTGATCAACGCGGCCAACCGGCTCGCCGTGATCGTGCACCAGAAGGGCGGCTCCTACGAGCCCGGCATGTTCGCCGCCATGACGAGCTGA
- a CDS encoding tautomerase family protein, which produces MPLVRIDALGTDVTHLQAIGDAVHEALMETLGIPPDDYFQILTAHDGTHGTLRYGDYLGVRRDAGIVYIAITLRAGREPDRKRALYRRIAELAETHAGVEPRNVFVTLTENGDADWSLGYGEAQYAPR; this is translated from the coding sequence ATGCCGCTGGTCCGCATAGACGCACTCGGAACAGATGTGACGCACCTTCAGGCGATCGGCGACGCCGTGCACGAGGCCCTGATGGAGACCCTTGGCATCCCGCCCGACGACTACTTCCAGATCCTGACGGCCCACGACGGCACGCACGGCACCCTCCGCTACGGCGACTACCTCGGAGTGCGCCGCGACGCCGGAATCGTCTACATCGCCATAACGCTCCGCGCGGGCCGCGAACCGGACAGGAAACGGGCGTTGTACCGCCGTATCGCCGAACTCGCCGAGACACATGCGGGAGTCGAACCCCGCAACGTCTTCGTCACCCTCACCGAGAACGGGGACGCCGACTGGTCTCTGGGGTACGGGGAGGCGCAGTACGCGCCGCGGTGA
- a CDS encoding dihydrofolate reductase family protein: MRIVATAFISIDGVVQAPGGPEEDTDGGFAHGGWTHPFFDPEVVGGAFDAALTDADAVLYGRRTWSVMAQAWPERAGDPFADRLNALPKYVVSSTLTDADLTWNNTTRLTGVEAVAKLRASEDGTLLIMGSPTLVRALLSEELVDELRLIVMPVMLGGGKSIFPEDGTKTAFELVSTTASTTGTQVCVYRRAAAE; encoded by the coding sequence ATGCGCATCGTGGCCACCGCATTCATCAGCATCGACGGTGTCGTGCAGGCGCCCGGCGGTCCGGAGGAGGACACCGACGGCGGGTTCGCGCACGGCGGCTGGACACACCCGTTCTTCGACCCCGAGGTCGTGGGCGGCGCCTTCGACGCGGCGCTGACGGACGCGGACGCGGTGCTGTACGGGCGGCGTACGTGGTCGGTGATGGCGCAGGCGTGGCCCGAGCGGGCCGGGGACCCCTTCGCGGACCGGCTGAACGCCCTGCCCAAGTACGTCGTCTCCAGCACCCTCACCGACGCCGACCTCACCTGGAACAACACCACGCGCCTGACCGGCGTGGAGGCCGTGGCCAAGCTGCGCGCGTCCGAGGACGGCACCCTGCTGATCATGGGCAGCCCGACGCTGGTCCGCGCGCTGCTGAGCGAGGAGCTGGTGGACGAGCTGCGGCTGATCGTGATGCCGGTGATGCTCGGCGGCGGCAAGTCGATCTTCCCGGAGGACGGTACGAAGACCGCGTTCGAGCTGGTCTCGACGACCGCCTCGACCACGGGCACGCAGGTGTGCGTCTACCGGCGGGCCGCCGCGGAGTAG
- a CDS encoding LysR family transcriptional regulator — MLDLQRLRALHAVSVHGTVGAAAAALGYTPSAVSQQIAKLERETRTVLLEREGRGVRLTAEAHQLVAVAGELLAIVERAETELEERRGLPAGRLSVAAFPSAARGLLPPVLADLAKRHPALDARLTEVDPHLSVDLVAKGAVDVAVAHDWDIAPLPAPAGVEQAVIGDDLCDLLVPSGHPFAGRTAVRREELGGERWVCQPPGRVCHDWLVRTLRTAGHEPDLVHTAEENPTLVALVAAGLGVALIPRLGRGPLPEGVVEVALDPLPVRRLYALWREGAARRPAIAETVRTLRAHWAGVSGRRGAQGA; from the coding sequence ATGCTCGACCTGCAACGCCTGCGCGCCCTGCACGCCGTGTCCGTCCACGGCACGGTCGGCGCCGCGGCCGCCGCGCTCGGCTACACGCCGTCCGCCGTCTCCCAGCAGATCGCCAAGCTGGAACGGGAGACGCGGACGGTCCTGCTGGAGCGGGAGGGTCGGGGTGTACGGCTGACCGCCGAGGCGCATCAACTCGTCGCCGTCGCGGGTGAGTTGCTGGCGATCGTGGAGCGGGCGGAGACCGAGCTGGAGGAGCGGCGGGGGCTGCCCGCCGGGCGGCTGAGCGTGGCGGCGTTCCCGTCGGCGGCGCGCGGGCTGCTGCCGCCCGTCCTCGCCGACCTGGCGAAGCGGCACCCGGCCCTGGACGCCCGGCTCACCGAGGTCGACCCGCACCTGTCGGTCGACCTCGTGGCCAAGGGCGCCGTCGACGTCGCCGTCGCCCACGACTGGGACATCGCGCCGCTGCCCGCCCCGGCGGGTGTGGAGCAGGCGGTCATCGGGGACGACCTGTGCGACCTGCTCGTGCCCTCGGGTCACCCCTTCGCGGGGCGTACGGCCGTACGGCGGGAGGAACTGGGCGGTGAGCGGTGGGTGTGCCAACCGCCGGGCCGGGTCTGCCACGACTGGCTGGTCCGCACCCTGCGCACGGCCGGCCACGAGCCGGACCTCGTCCACACGGCGGAGGAGAACCCGACGCTGGTCGCCCTGGTCGCGGCGGGCCTGGGCGTCGCCCTGATCCCCCGACTGGGGCGGGGTCCGCTGCCGGAGGGGGTGGTGGAGGTGGCGCTGGACCCGCTGCCCGTACGCCGCCTGTACGCGCTGTGGCGCGAGGGCGCGGCCCGCCGTCCGGCGATCGCGGAGACGGTACGCACCCTGCGGGCCCACTGGGCGGGGGTGTCGGGGCGGCGGGGTGCTCAGGGGGCCTGA
- a CDS encoding LacI family DNA-binding transcriptional regulator, with translation MTVTLADVAARAQVSPATVSRVLNGNYPVAASTRERVLKAVDELDYVLNGPASALAAATSDLVGILVNDIADPFFGIMASAIQSEIGGPGGRAGGERLAVVCNTGGSPERELTYLTLLQRQRAAAVVLTGGAVENAAHVAAVSAKLRKLTEAGTRVVLCGRPPAPETRAVALTFDNRGGGRQLTEHLIGLGHRRLGYIAGPEERTTTRHRLEGHRAALEAAGIPEDPRWTVHGRYDRRSGYEATLELLRRDPSLTAVVAANDSVALGACAALRESGRRIPEDVSVAGFDDLPFSIDAVPALTTVRLPLAEAGARAGRIAMGREEPPPGGIATVRGELMVRGSTGAPRS, from the coding sequence ATGACGGTGACCCTGGCGGACGTGGCGGCCCGCGCCCAGGTCTCGCCCGCGACGGTGTCGCGCGTGCTGAACGGGAACTACCCGGTGGCCGCATCCACCCGCGAGCGGGTGCTCAAGGCGGTCGACGAGCTGGACTACGTCCTCAACGGCCCCGCCAGCGCGCTCGCCGCGGCCACCTCCGACCTGGTCGGCATCCTGGTGAACGACATCGCCGACCCCTTCTTCGGGATCATGGCGAGCGCGATCCAGTCGGAGATCGGCGGTCCGGGCGGCAGAGCGGGCGGCGAACGGCTGGCGGTCGTGTGCAACACGGGCGGCTCCCCCGAGCGCGAACTGACGTACCTGACCCTGTTGCAGCGGCAGCGCGCCGCGGCCGTCGTCCTCACCGGTGGTGCCGTCGAGAACGCCGCGCATGTGGCGGCGGTGTCGGCGAAGCTGCGCAAGCTGACCGAGGCCGGGACGCGGGTCGTGCTGTGCGGGCGGCCGCCGGCGCCGGAGACCCGGGCGGTGGCGCTGACCTTCGACAACCGGGGCGGCGGACGGCAGTTGACGGAGCATCTGATCGGTCTCGGCCACCGACGGCTCGGCTACATCGCGGGACCGGAGGAACGGACCACGACCCGGCACCGGCTGGAGGGGCACCGGGCCGCGCTGGAGGCGGCGGGGATCCCGGAGGACCCGCGCTGGACGGTCCACGGCCGCTACGACCGCCGGTCCGGCTACGAGGCCACGCTGGAGCTGCTGCGCCGCGACCCGTCCCTCACGGCCGTGGTCGCCGCCAACGACTCCGTGGCGCTGGGGGCGTGCGCCGCGCTGCGGGAGTCGGGGCGGCGGATCCCGGAGGACGTCTCGGTCGCCGGGTTCGACGACCTGCCGTTCAGCATCGACGCGGTGCCCGCGCTGACAACGGTGCGGCTGCCGTTGGCGGAGGCGGGGGCACGGGCGGGACGGATCGCCATGGGCCGCGAGGAGCCGCCGCCGGGTGGGATCGCCACGGTGCGGGGGGAGTTGATGGTGCGGGGGTCCACGGGGGCGCCGCGGAGCTGA
- a CDS encoding sugar phosphate isomerase/epimerase family protein, with protein MKLAFSTLGVPGLPLPDVLRLATEHGYHGVELRAHPEEPVHPGIGAAERADTAAEFKASGVELLGIAGYARVAAPGDDEPVLGELRALLDLARDLGAPYVRVFPGGTAEQTPQEADATAARRLGTAAEYATEAGVRILLETHDSHRTGADAIRILGLVGHRQVGALWDVMHTWLGGEQPSETYAALSPYLGYVQVKDIASADDTTPLPLGAGVLPLAETVELLSRHHWDGWLCWEYEKRWYEAAAPLPELLGAGHEHLARLLNDSA; from the coding sequence ATGAAGCTGGCGTTCTCCACCCTCGGTGTCCCCGGCCTCCCCCTGCCGGACGTCCTCCGACTCGCGACCGAGCACGGCTACCACGGTGTGGAGCTGCGTGCGCACCCCGAGGAGCCGGTGCACCCCGGCATCGGGGCCGCCGAACGGGCGGACACCGCCGCCGAGTTCAAGGCGTCCGGCGTCGAGCTGCTCGGCATCGCGGGGTACGCGCGCGTGGCCGCGCCGGGCGACGACGAGCCCGTGCTGGGCGAGCTGCGCGCCCTGCTCGACCTGGCCCGCGACCTGGGCGCCCCGTACGTGAGGGTCTTCCCCGGCGGTACGGCGGAGCAGACTCCGCAGGAGGCCGACGCGACCGCCGCCCGCCGCCTGGGCACGGCCGCCGAGTACGCCACCGAGGCGGGTGTACGCATCCTGCTCGAAACCCACGACTCGCACCGCACCGGCGCCGACGCGATCCGGATCCTGGGCCTGGTCGGCCACCGCCAGGTCGGGGCGCTGTGGGACGTGATGCACACCTGGCTGGGCGGCGAACAGCCCTCGGAGACCTACGCGGCCCTCTCCCCGTACCTCGGCTATGTCCAGGTCAAGGACATCGCCTCCGCCGACGACACCACCCCGCTGCCGCTGGGCGCCGGAGTCCTCCCGCTGGCCGAGACCGTGGAGCTCCTCTCCCGGCACCACTGGGACGGCTGGCTGTGCTGGGAGTACGAGAAGCGCTGGTACGAGGCGGCGGCCCCGCTGCCCGAGCTGCTGGGCGCGGGCCACGAGCACCTGGCCCGTCTGCTCAACGACTCGGCCTGA
- a CDS encoding Gfo/Idh/MocA family protein, protein MNRKTVRIAMNGVTGRMGYRQHLVRSILALREQGGLDLGDGTVLWPEPILVGRREHALRALADRHDLEHISTDVDTVLADPTVDIYFDAQVTSAREEAIKKAIAAGKHVYTEKPTATGLEGALELARLAQNAGIKHGVVQDKLFLPGLLKLKRLIDGGFFGRILSVRGEFGYWVFEGDWQPAQRPSWNYRAEDGGGIVVDMFPHWEYVLHELFGRVRSVQAVATTHIPQRWDESGKPYDATADDAAYGIFELDGGIIAQINSSWAVRVNRDELVEFQVDGTEGSAVAGLRNCRVQHRSATPKPVWNPDIPATYAFRDQWQEVPDNTEFDNGFKAQWELFLRHVYADAPYHWDLLAGARGVQLAELGLRSSTEGRRLDVPEIAP, encoded by the coding sequence GTGAACCGCAAGACGGTGCGTATCGCCATGAACGGCGTGACCGGGCGCATGGGCTATCGCCAGCACCTCGTCCGCTCCATCCTGGCCCTCCGTGAACAGGGCGGCCTCGACCTCGGCGACGGCACCGTGCTGTGGCCCGAGCCCATCCTCGTCGGCCGCCGCGAGCACGCCCTGCGGGCGCTCGCCGACCGGCACGACCTGGAGCACATCTCCACGGACGTCGACACGGTCCTCGCCGACCCGACCGTGGACATCTACTTCGACGCCCAGGTCACCTCCGCCCGCGAGGAGGCCATCAAGAAGGCGATAGCGGCCGGCAAGCACGTCTACACCGAGAAGCCGACGGCCACCGGACTGGAGGGCGCGCTGGAGCTGGCCCGCCTCGCGCAGAACGCGGGCATCAAGCACGGCGTCGTCCAGGACAAGCTGTTCCTGCCCGGCCTGCTGAAGCTGAAGCGGCTCATCGACGGCGGCTTCTTCGGCCGCATCCTGTCCGTGCGCGGCGAGTTCGGCTACTGGGTCTTCGAGGGCGACTGGCAGCCCGCCCAGCGCCCGTCGTGGAACTACCGCGCCGAGGACGGCGGCGGCATCGTCGTGGACATGTTCCCGCACTGGGAGTACGTCCTGCACGAGCTGTTCGGGCGGGTGAGGTCCGTCCAGGCCGTCGCCACCACCCACATCCCGCAGCGCTGGGACGAGAGCGGCAAGCCCTACGACGCCACCGCCGACGACGCCGCGTACGGCATCTTCGAACTCGACGGCGGGATCATCGCCCAGATCAACTCGTCCTGGGCCGTGCGCGTCAACCGGGACGAGCTGGTCGAGTTCCAGGTGGACGGCACCGAGGGCTCGGCGGTCGCGGGCCTGCGCAACTGCCGCGTCCAGCACCGCAGCGCCACCCCCAAGCCGGTGTGGAACCCGGACATCCCGGCCACCTACGCCTTCCGCGACCAGTGGCAGGAGGTGCCGGACAACACCGAGTTCGACAACGGTTTCAAGGCCCAGTGGGAACTGTTCCTGCGGCACGTCTACGCCGACGCCCCCTACCACTGGGACCTGCTCGCCGGCGCCCGCGGCGTCCAGCTCGCCGAACTGGGCCTGAGGTCCTCGACCGAGGGCCGCCGTCTCGACGTACCGGAGATCGCGCCGTGA